One Pomacea canaliculata isolate SZHN2017 linkage group LG1, ASM307304v1, whole genome shotgun sequence genomic window, GTTAAGAACATAgggaaatatttcttttattctttatatttgcAAAAAGAATAGTTTTGTAACACACGGGCAGATCTCATCTGTACTTTTTACTTCAGCCGATTCAAAAGAATTCATGCATGTTGTGGTGCAGTCGCAGTGTGCGAGGTTTATGAAGAAGGCTGCAAATAATTGTGAATAAGTTGTTGTAGAAACTAATACaccaaaaataagaaatagttTAATCATTACGGCATGACATTTTAAACCAGAtcaatgagaaagaaataagacGATGAGCTTGTACATACATGTTTGATCCTCTGAAAAAGTGACAAGGACTTCtcttaaacaaaacaacaactttaCCCTTTTGGTCTCTAGAAACATTCTAGAATACAACGAAATGACTTAAGGAACTGTTTCTTTTTGGGGATCGATCTTTACAGTGAATATATATGTGGACGTTATTACCAGAGTATCATTTGTGAAAAGTCTGAGATAtaaatttgtgtttgaaaaagatatttctcaacaacatgtaaaaaaaaaatcaaatgaataatttatatttgaCAGGTCTTTTGTGAATATATAAACTTATACTTCGTTCCAacttttaaatagaaaattgaTCAAGTATGAATACCTATTATAGTAAAAGTAAAGCGTTTTTATATTAAGTTATCCCCATGTAAGACggacgcacacgcacacacatttacatgcacacgcgaacacacacacacatacacttaggCGCTTGCTTCCATAACCTTATGCAAataacatgcacacatgcattaTGCTTCAACGTACCACATAAAACTATCACTCCAAATAAGAGATGAAACACTCACCAACGACAAGGCAAAGTAGCAAAGGGTCATTTATGGTTGAATAAATTACAAACATCTACTGATTGAAATTAACGGTTCAACACTCACCACTGGAAATACAGAGTGACAACACGTACTTCATGATGAACAGATTAACAAACTTTGAGATATTTTAGACCGTTGTCGCAATACAGTTTGTAACTGAACACACAAGGACAGACAGCATCACAATGACCCACtgaggctgtttgtgtgttcatgtactCCACTCGCCATGGAGCACGGAACGTCTCAACGATTGGCTCCCGATTTTGTAACGTATGCGTGACGTATTAGCCACAATCTTATCGACTATCATCGCTGAcgatttattaataaatatcatTTGTTTAATCTCGTAACTAAAATTTTGTGTGAACACCCACACACTCAACACATCTTTACATCCATAGACACATTGTTTTGCCGTCTATGAGCTTagctaaaatgtttttctggtAAAAATGGGAAAATCAGGGAAGAGTGTCTCGTCATCGTTGTTATTAAGTGATATCCAGACATCTTAATGCTGCTTTACCAGGCGGAGTATGGACAGCGTATCATAATTACAAAGACAAGGCCCTTATCCTTGAATTCCTCAATCTAGACGGGGTACCCCTCTTTGTAAGTACGGGTCCAATTTGAATCGcactgaacaaacaaacaaacaaaaaaaaaaagaccttgtCTTTCCAGGAAAccagcttctttttctttcgtttccgACACTGTCAGAGTTGAAGTACGGCAAGACTGCGTTAAAGCACACTGTGAAACCTGCTACCCACCAGCGAGTGACCCATACAAGCACTTGAAGAGATGTACTTGTTTAAAAGGTCAAAATTGTCAACATGGCGCACTTTGGTAACGATTGGCTGGATTATGTGTAATATGAAATAACTGAGAATGCATGGAGTATGCAATTGAGTGTGTCAAGGAGTATTTAATGGAGTATTTAAAAGAGTATACAATGGTTGTCATGACTGGAGGTATTATCTGAATTTTCTTGTTGTTCTCGTCGtcgttattgttgttgttgttgttgttgttgttcttgttcttgttcttgttgttgttcttcttgcCATCGTAATTTACTTTTCAGACTGCGAAAGAGTTTTTcatctttgctttgtttcacTACCTCTCATCTCATCCTTATCACTCTTTCCCCTcccataataatgataataaagctTATCTACCCATTAAAATGGCAGGTTCAATGtgatttacaaaaagtaaaaaaatactaaaattatattaatattcataatcaGCATACTAAACACAGTAATTTAAAACATCTTAACGCATGTTAATTGTCGTCCacaccttgttttattgtgcagacgaTACAGAAAGTGGTCATAAACTTTGTCTTTATGCACATGTGCAAACGATGCTGCGACGGTCATTCCCTCCCAGATATCGCAGCATGTGACAAAGGCATGCGACGAAAGCACACCTGTGCTGTTGTGTACTCGTATGTGTTCTTCTCCGCAATGGACGTTTGTTACTTGTCCCTCAAAATGATTCGCTCAATGTAAATTTCTATTGCTATGAAACGTTGTCCTACATTAATGGAATTTCGAGATCCGCCTGCGGTTGCCGTGGCCGGACCTGACGAAGTGATGTCGAGGCCTGACACGTCACGCGCTCCGAACGTTCCTCATCCCTGCAGAAGATACTAAGGAGTGGCGCCATTAAACCCCGTTTCCTTGTGTTccacaataattatatttctgtACTTCAAAAATCACGCTGATAGGAATCTCTAAGCTTAGCAAGAAGGGATTGGTAGCAACTAGCTTTGTGATTTCCAGTTACAGAAACAGTAGGTTGTGGTCAGTACCAACTGCCCAACGCTCATTCAGACTGTCAGAAAGGTCGATCATTTTTGTAGACATCTACTGCAATACCAGATTATCACCCAACATTTGAGTCTAGGGCACAGACTCGTGTGGATAAACCTAGTTGGCAAGCCGATTGCCACTTTATGTTTGAATAGATTACACATTATTCCCTTAGAAAGTTATAGTGTCTCTTTGAACTTATGCTACGTTTAGTAATAATGAGAACTTACAATacacagcatcacgaccaagacagatcacagtctctgcgcagaccattaatgataaatgttttttcaaaaaatattttcaaatttcagaCGTCTAAAGAATGATACTGTAGTATTAACGTCCACTTATAAATATGTACTGTAAAGATCAATTCCCACAAAGAAACAGTTCTCTAAGTCATTTCTCTGCATGCACTGGAGTGTTTCTAGAGACCAAAGGACAGTgtaaatttgttattttgttacattGCTCTCACATTTTATAGAACGCATtctcacacacctacacagacaacacctacacacaacCTTACATAAATGTACATACACGTGCATACAATAGTACACAGAACGTAAATAGAATGTGAATAGCATTGTGCGGTTTTGATAAATTTAATGCAAATATCCACACGATTCAAACAACTGACTCATTCTagaagtttaaacaaaaattgagaaTACAAGGTAAGGATTGTCCTAAAAAATATTCGAACCATTCACAAGGTTCTGATTCTTGTTATTTTAACTACAAAACTCACCTCGTCAGTCATCAATGGTAAGcgatgaaatattaaaaaaaaaatatttcgctGAACAAGGCTCTACATTTATTCGTGGCACATGCTTTCTTAAAGACTTTCTTCATATAAGTATCAAGTATGATATGTTGGCTTATTAGGCTTAACTATTTTTCACAATTGTGACCGcgacacatttattttatatgtcaATTATTAAAAACTGTTGTGTAGAGTTGAGCTAAACATCTGGaacaaaacagacattttaaaaactaacatACAACAAAAGTTGTGCACATAAACAGTGAATGTGTGCTATTCCCATAACAAATAAGAAGCTGAAATGCCTGTTATATTAGGTTAGATATTgttacagaaataattaaacagtTCACTGTTTTGTCACACAGACTGAGAGGATCACATGCTGAAGATTCTGTAAGCAGTCAGCAGCACGGAGCCACACACTGTGAGGAGGCTGAGGGACACAGACCTTGAGGCGGCGTTTAAACCTTGTAGAACAACAAATACAAGCAGCAACAGTAACTGTAACAAAATACTATACATTATAACAggaaatttatatatattacttaaagaaatatttgtatattatttaaaatatttatagctagaggaaatattttattttactaggATATACTTTAagctctttctcactcactcattgaCGCacctacgcacacacacagccagtCATGAATTGTGTATAAACATAAATTCTGTACAGGTAGTATGTGACATAACATTGCTGTAAATTCTGTACAGGTAGTATGTTACtaacattgtcatcattgtctCCAAACCCTATTCTATGTACAAGCGCTACGTTGCCGTGTCACACGTGAGTTCGACTTAGGATCAGCTGGAGGCTAAAGATTTGCATGTCACTACCTGGATTGTTACCAATGACAGTTTGCTGTGGATCGGTGACTGTGAATGATTGATCACTTGCTGTAAAAGGCAGTCGATACAGAGGCTTGCAATCTGGCCTTCACTTCATGCTCTGATGACTGTTAGCTAATAGATGTCAGTGCCGCCACAGTCACTAAGCAACGGAATTTATATCCTTTTATTTATATCCTAAGGAATGTGTCTAGTTTCTGTAGGTGATACCCAGCAGACACTAAATATCACATTAATCATCGGTTTGATTCTGGGTGGGTTTTATGATTTTAGCTTCCATGCCTTCCTTTCTCTAGGAAATAAAAGAGTATCACAGAACATGTTATTGGGATAAAATGCTGTTTATATTAACACATGAAAATTATCTACTTACTACAAGAAACGCCATTATCCTTCATAAGTTTTTCCAGCAATGGGTAATATGACGACAGCTCTACCTTGCAAGTCTCCTCAAGACAATTCAGATAAGTCCGTATAAGACTGCAAGAAAAGTTATTTCTTCTAATATTCTGTGCATAATCGCATTTTAGTCTAAAGGAAATATTTCAAGCTTAAAAAATGACAACACTAATTGAGATAAATTATTGAACACTTTTAACAATTCTATATATGGTTAGCCGTTTATATCTACCTTTTTACTTTCTGGAATAATAAAACACTGgcaatttaaaacttttatgaaATGTAGCCTTTGAGTTTGCAATCAAGGAAAACTCAAAATGAATCAATTATATTAAacataatatatgtataaactcaagtaaataaataggaaaacaatGAGCTATATTAAGAACattgagaaatatttcttttatccTTTATATTTGCAATAAGAATAGTTTTGTAACACACGGGCAGATCTGATCTTGACTTCTGACTCCTCTGACAGCCGATTGAAGAGAATTCGTGCATGTTGTGGTGCAGTCGCAGTGTGCGAGGTTCATGAAAAAGGCTGCAAATAATTGTTAATAAACTGTTGTAGATTTACACAGAAACTAATAAGAAATAGTTTAATCATTACGGCATGACATTTTAAACCAAATCAATTGAAAGCAATAAGACGATGGgcttgtatatacatatatgattCTCCGAAACACGGACTTCtcttaaacaaaacaacaacttcCTTTTGGTCTCtagaaacactttaaaatacAACGGAATGACTTAAGGAACTGTTTTAATTTGGGAATCGATCTTTACAGTGAATATATATGTGGACGTTATTACCAGAGTATCATTTGTGAAAAGTCTGAGATATGAATTTGGTTTGGAAAAAGATATTTCTCaacaacatgtaaaaaaatcaaTTGAATAATGACATTTGTCAGGTCTTTAGTGAATATGTAAAACTAATACTTCGTTCCAacctataaaaagaaaattgatcgAGAATGAGTACCTATTATAGTAAAAGTAAAGCGCTTTTATATTACGTTATCGCCATGTAACACGgacgtacacacacgcgcatttACATGCACACGCgaacatacgcacacacacacatatgtgctTGCTTCCATAACCTTATGCAAataacatgcacacacgcgTTATGCTTCAATGTACCACATAAAACTATCGCTACAAACAAGAGATGAAACACTCACCAGCAACAAAGCAAAGTAGCAAAGGGTACTTTATGGTTGAATAAATTACAAACATCTATTGATTGAAATTAACGGTTCAACACTCACCACTGAAAATACAGAGTGACAACACGTACTTCATGATGAACAGATTAACAAACTTTGGAAGATCTTAGACCGTTGTAGCAATACAGTTTGTAACTGAACACACAAGGACAGACAGCATCACAATGACCCACtgaggctgtttgtgtgtttatatactcCACTCACAATGGAAGTACGGAACGTAGCAACGATTGGCTCCCGTCTTTTGTAACGTGTGCGTGAAGTAACCAATCAGCCACAGTCTTTTCAACCCCCATCGCTGACGATTTATCTGggttgtaataaatattatttgtttacgCTTTTAACTACAATTTTGCATGAATAGAGCGACTTTTCTAATGTTTACATCGACGCATGATAACGGACAAGCACGAAGACTaacacctacacacaaaaaCCAGACATTAACAGTATACAAAGGACGAAGCAATACTAAGTACTAAGCACTAAGTActaagaaggaataaaaacatGAATAGAAGACGTAAAGAGGAATCGGGTAACGAACAGTAAGAggagcaggcggactagtcaacagacgaaagaaaagcaagagaaaaggTTAGAAGACTGACGAGCGTTAAGTGCTCGTGAAACAGAGTGTGATTTTACTGCGCGTTTAAGGGATTGGATGGCGGTAAGAGCGGCTATAAAAAGGGTGAAAAGTTTCACTGTTTTCTGCGCATGAATAAAAACTTCTGTCACCATATGTCGCTGCTCTAGTGACAAGTACAGCCAGCATGCTGTGGTTAGATGAAAGACGAAGTTGCTTTGCAACAATGTAGGGAAAAAGGGCATTCCTTTATTTCGTTACACAACAcactatgataaaaaaaaaacaaaactcaagttCATAAGGATATTACTTACTAAGACATGTCATCTATTCAAACTGAAAGTGTCCATCGGCTTGCCAACTAGGTTTACCCACACCAGCCTGTGCTCTAGACTCAAACACTAGGCGATTACCTGGAATTGCAGCAGATGTCGACATAAATTATCGATGCAGGCGGAACTAGAAATTCGATTAATCTAAGAAAACTTTTTGTAGGAATATAAATCTATATTTAGTGAATCATGTTAAGCAGGTACATTTTGAGGGACAAGAAACGAGAAAACATCAATTACGAGGAAGTCAGGACACTCGTCGGTTGCCTGTGTCTCTTGTCAAAGCAAGATTAGAGCACAAACTTGTaatactggactgcttgcagacaatttttttaaatagctaaCTTCaaaaaacgaggctggtgtataaaaagcttccggtttagtcacattcattgcttaggctcgccgagactaaaaGCGAAGAACTCAGCAAGAGtctaagcattggtcttggcagacagacagcagtccacctatacacgtccgtggttagAGTGAATTGCATGAAACTTGGTTTGTGTTGGCACAAGCACTGAAGCACGAACAGAGTGAGTCCATTTAACGATTAAGG contains:
- the LOC112574197 gene encoding uncharacterized protein LOC112574197 isoform X2, yielding MKYVLSLCIFSAFFMNLAHCDCTTTCTNSLQSAVRGVRSQDQICPLIRTYLNCLEETCKVELSSYYPLLEKLMKDNGVSCSLNAASRSVSLSLLTVCGSVLLTAYRIFSM
- the LOC112574197 gene encoding uncharacterized protein LOC112574197 isoform X3: MKYVLSLCIFSAFFMNLAHCDCTTTCTNSLQSAVRGVRSQDQICPLIRTYLNCLEETCKVELSSYYPLLEKLMKDNGVSCSLNAASRSVSLNLLTVCGSVLLTAYTIFNV